From a region of the Mycobacterium sp. SMC-8 genome:
- a CDS encoding alpha/beta fold hydrolase, with translation MAQYRFAANGEVKIRYLDSGGDDRGAPVVFVPGFTCVAEDYAESLPLLGRRCVVVELRGHGQSDCPATGYDSVTLSRDVGAVVDDITDGPVHLMTFSRGTPYALVWALADSARVRSVSIGDYVPEEIVLTEEIMLGLLGGRWRGTPVHQRVDRDAGIAVVRSARPQSFWEPLSVWQPPLLAVRAMNSPLIDDATWARYRDLFPTATLHKFADSPHDIFRPDRGRYPRLVRKHIDTVDAR, from the coding sequence ATGGCGCAGTACCGGTTCGCCGCCAACGGCGAGGTGAAGATCCGCTACCTCGACTCAGGGGGCGACGATCGTGGCGCGCCGGTGGTCTTCGTCCCGGGATTCACCTGCGTCGCCGAGGACTACGCCGAATCGCTACCCCTGCTAGGCCGGCGCTGCGTGGTGGTCGAACTACGTGGACACGGCCAAAGCGATTGTCCGGCAACCGGTTACGATTCCGTGACGCTGAGCCGTGACGTCGGCGCGGTGGTCGACGACATCACCGACGGTCCGGTGCATTTGATGACGTTCTCGCGGGGGACGCCGTACGCGCTGGTCTGGGCGCTCGCCGATTCCGCACGCGTGCGTTCGGTGTCGATCGGCGATTACGTGCCCGAGGAGATCGTGCTCACCGAGGAGATCATGCTCGGTCTGCTCGGCGGTCGCTGGCGTGGGACACCGGTGCACCAGCGCGTCGACCGCGACGCCGGAATCGCCGTGGTGCGCTCGGCGCGCCCTCAGTCGTTCTGGGAACCACTGTCGGTCTGGCAGCCGCCACTGCTCGCGGTACGCGCCATGAACAGCCCCCTGATCGACGACGCGACATGGGCGCGCTACCGGGACCTGTTCCCCACTGCGACGCTGCACAAGTTCGCCGATTCACCGCACGATATCTTCCGCCCCGACCGTGGCCGGTACCCGAGGCTGGTCCGAAAACACATCGACACCGTCGACGCCCGCTGA
- a CDS encoding SDR family NAD(P)-dependent oxidoreductase codes for MSNGSVRTAGGDRRAVVVGGASGIGWATATALAGRGCQVTVADRNHEAARERAAELGDPHDAAYVDVTDEDSVERLFDCVGPLDIAVNCAGFSNVGLITDMPAADFRAVIDVCLNGAFIVTKHAGRHLREGGSLVQISSLNGRQPAAGMSAYCAAKAGLSMLTQVAALEMGPRGIRVNAVAPGFVHTPLTAAAASVPGVVEDYVDNTALGRAGTPEDIANAVVYLCDPGSAWLTGEVLDINGGAHLKRYPDVMGHVMKLVEQSS; via the coding sequence ATGAGCAACGGCAGCGTGCGGACCGCCGGTGGGGACCGCAGGGCGGTCGTCGTCGGCGGCGCGTCCGGTATCGGCTGGGCGACCGCGACGGCGCTTGCAGGCCGGGGATGCCAGGTGACGGTCGCGGACCGCAACCACGAGGCGGCCCGCGAGCGCGCCGCCGAGCTTGGCGATCCGCACGACGCGGCGTACGTCGACGTGACCGACGAGGACTCGGTGGAGCGGCTGTTCGACTGCGTCGGGCCACTCGACATCGCGGTGAACTGCGCGGGGTTCAGCAACGTCGGACTGATCACCGACATGCCCGCGGCGGACTTCCGTGCGGTCATCGACGTCTGCCTCAACGGGGCGTTCATCGTGACCAAACACGCCGGCAGGCATCTGCGCGAAGGTGGCTCGCTGGTGCAGATCAGCTCGCTCAACGGCCGCCAGCCGGCGGCCGGGATGAGCGCCTACTGCGCGGCCAAGGCTGGGCTGTCGATGCTCACCCAGGTCGCCGCCCTGGAGATGGGGCCGCGCGGCATCCGCGTCAACGCGGTCGCGCCCGGTTTCGTGCACACACCGCTGACCGCCGCCGCCGCATCGGTGCCCGGTGTGGTCGAGGACTATGTCGACAACACCGCGCTCGGCCGCGCCGGCACGCCCGAGGACATCGCGAATGCCGTTGTCTACCTGTGTGACCCGGGCTCGGCCTGGTTGACCGGCGAGGTGCTCGACATCAACGGTGGCGCTCACCTGAAGCGCTACCCCGACGTCATGGGCCACGTGATGAAGCTGGTGGAACAGTCCTCGTGA
- a CDS encoding formylglycine-generating enzyme family protein — MVWIPEQTCVLGSDAHYPEERPARAVAVAGFWIQPKQVTNAQFAEFVAATGYLTVAERPLNPDDYPGAPTENLQPGSMVFTRTAGPVNLRHLNLWWTWTPGACWRHPAGPSSSIERRADHPVVHVAFEDAAAYAAWAGLGLPTEAQWETAARGGLSGATYTWGDDPERPGQRLANYWHGEFPWRPDRGYGRTRPVGSFPPNGYGLFDMAGNVWEWTTDWYSDRPGTRSSCEAESYDPHQPQFKVPRRVVKGGSFLCADSYCMRYRPAARRPQPVDTGMSHIGFRCTAR, encoded by the coding sequence ATGGTGTGGATCCCGGAACAGACCTGCGTGCTCGGATCCGACGCGCACTACCCCGAGGAAAGGCCCGCGCGGGCCGTCGCCGTCGCCGGGTTCTGGATCCAGCCCAAGCAGGTGACCAATGCCCAGTTCGCCGAATTCGTCGCTGCGACAGGCTATCTCACGGTCGCCGAGCGCCCGCTCAACCCTGACGACTACCCGGGCGCGCCGACGGAGAACCTGCAGCCCGGTTCGATGGTGTTCACCAGAACCGCGGGCCCGGTGAATCTGCGCCATCTCAACCTGTGGTGGACGTGGACACCGGGCGCATGCTGGCGCCACCCGGCGGGCCCGTCGTCGTCGATCGAACGGCGGGCCGACCATCCCGTGGTGCACGTCGCATTCGAGGACGCCGCAGCCTACGCCGCATGGGCAGGGCTGGGGTTGCCCACCGAGGCACAGTGGGAGACCGCGGCCCGCGGCGGGCTGTCCGGTGCGACGTACACATGGGGCGACGATCCCGAACGGCCTGGGCAACGGCTGGCGAACTACTGGCACGGTGAGTTCCCGTGGCGGCCCGACCGCGGCTACGGGCGCACCCGCCCGGTCGGCAGTTTCCCACCGAACGGCTACGGGTTGTTCGACATGGCGGGCAACGTCTGGGAGTGGACAACTGATTGGTACTCTGACCGCCCGGGTACGCGATCCAGTTGTGAGGCAGAAAGTTACGATCCTCATCAGCCACAGTTCAAGGTGCCGCGCAGGGTCGTCAAGGGTGGTTCGTTCCTGTGCGCCGACAGCTATTGCATGCGGTATCGCCCTGCGGCGCGCAGGCCGCAGCCGGTGGACACCGGCATGAGCCACATCGGATTCCGCTGCACGGCGCGGTGA
- a CDS encoding NAD-dependent epimerase/dehydratase family protein: MGDVSLQTDLGRVLVTGGSGFVGANLVTELLDRGLDVRSFDRVPSPLATHPRLEAVVGDITDVGDVAAAVDGIDTVIHTAAIIDLMGGASVTEEYRQRSFAVNVTGTENLVHAAQKAGAKRFVYTASNSVVMGGQRIAGGDETLPYTERFNDLYTETKVVAEKFVLSQNGVAGMLTCSIRPSGIWGRGDQTMFRKVFESVLAGHVKVLVGNKNVKLDNSYVHNLVHGFILAAQHLVEGGTAPGQAYFINDGEPINMFEFSRPVVEACGQPWPTLRVPGRLVWFVMTVWQFLHFKFGMPKPLLEPLAVERLYLDNYFSIAKAERDLGYRPLFTTEQALEHCMPYYVDLFHRMKNEAAQPAVPAAPKV, from the coding sequence ATGGGTGATGTATCGCTGCAGACCGACCTCGGACGCGTCCTGGTCACCGGAGGCTCCGGGTTCGTGGGCGCCAACCTGGTCACCGAGCTCCTGGATCGCGGACTGGACGTGCGCTCGTTCGACCGGGTGCCGTCGCCGCTGGCCACCCATCCGCGCCTGGAGGCGGTCGTCGGCGACATCACCGACGTCGGCGACGTCGCCGCCGCAGTCGACGGGATCGACACCGTCATCCACACCGCGGCGATCATCGACCTGATGGGCGGCGCGTCGGTCACCGAGGAGTACCGGCAGCGCAGTTTCGCGGTGAACGTCACCGGCACGGAGAATCTTGTGCACGCCGCGCAGAAGGCCGGTGCCAAGCGGTTCGTCTACACCGCGTCGAACAGCGTGGTGATGGGCGGTCAGCGCATCGCGGGCGGAGACGAAACGCTGCCCTACACCGAGAGATTCAACGATCTCTACACCGAGACCAAGGTCGTCGCCGAGAAGTTCGTGCTCTCCCAGAACGGCGTCGCCGGCATGCTGACGTGCTCGATCCGGCCCAGCGGCATCTGGGGCCGCGGCGATCAGACGATGTTCCGCAAGGTGTTCGAGAGCGTGCTCGCAGGCCACGTCAAGGTGCTCGTGGGCAATAAGAACGTCAAGCTCGACAACTCCTACGTGCACAACCTGGTGCACGGATTCATCCTCGCCGCGCAGCACCTGGTGGAGGGCGGGACCGCACCCGGCCAGGCGTACTTCATCAACGACGGCGAGCCGATCAACATGTTCGAGTTCTCCCGCCCGGTGGTCGAGGCCTGCGGCCAGCCGTGGCCGACCTTGCGCGTGCCCGGGCGGCTGGTGTGGTTCGTGATGACCGTCTGGCAGTTCCTGCACTTCAAGTTCGGGATGCCCAAACCGTTGCTCGAACCCCTTGCAGTGGAACGGCTTTACCTCGACAACTACTTCTCGATCGCCAAGGCCGAACGCGACTTGGGCTACCGGCCGCTGTTCACCACCGAGCAGGCGTTGGAGCACTGCATGCCCTACTACGTAGACCTGTTCCACCGGATGAAGAACGAAGCCGCCCAGCCGGCGGTGCCGGCCGCACCCAAGGTCTGA
- a CDS encoding SRPBCC family protein, whose protein sequence is MTELKMSESIFVAASPDEVYALVSDITRMGDWAPICKACWWDEGAGPSVGSWFTGRNETPERTWETRSAVVAADPGRKFAWEVNNGWVYWGYEMADENGGTLLTESWELLPKGVSGFHERFGDTTEAEIRTRSEAARSGIPATLAAIKQTAENA, encoded by the coding sequence GTGACCGAGTTGAAGATGTCCGAGTCGATCTTCGTGGCCGCCTCACCCGATGAGGTTTACGCGCTGGTGTCCGACATCACCCGAATGGGTGACTGGGCTCCGATCTGCAAGGCCTGTTGGTGGGACGAGGGGGCCGGACCGTCGGTCGGGTCATGGTTCACCGGGCGCAACGAGACCCCGGAGCGGACGTGGGAGACGAGGTCTGCGGTCGTCGCCGCCGACCCCGGCCGCAAGTTCGCCTGGGAGGTCAACAACGGCTGGGTGTACTGGGGCTACGAGATGGCCGACGAGAACGGCGGCACCCTCCTCACCGAGTCGTGGGAACTCTTGCCCAAAGGGGTGAGCGGATTCCACGAACGTTTCGGTGACACCACCGAGGCAGAGATCCGCACGCGCAGCGAGGCGGCCCGCAGCGGGATCCCTGCCACGCTCGCGGCGATCAAGCAGACCGCCGAGAATGCCTGA
- a CDS encoding bifunctional diguanylate cyclase/phosphodiesterase, with translation MLAVPAVLAMAPSDHWSRQAARLRIALDGVTIALCTFFLAWIFALTSVYDTYREDRLALGLAFFYPAADIVILAVTVAVLARVDVRHRAVLVLLAGGFALMTITDSAFAYAVAVGSYQTGGYLVIGWALPLVAVCAAAALARKTPPPRAQTVSVPSNTSLWAPYVPLLLAGTVAPPLIMSGMESFVVPMVAVAVCCRQAVSAWENRQLLSAVADQAFRDPLTGLANTALFHDRLTHALTMQSRDDRVVVVAMLDLDDFSFVNENLGHPAADRLLVHAGRRIAACLRPGDTVGRRGGDEFVLLLEGDVDDSRRILRWAVETFDEPFTVDGQQVSIRCRVGVAVASPHDRDLTPDTLLERAAIAVRAAKDSRSSHVRFFHVGMATWQPADDTDRVSGGGAARVRLLGELRAAVDNGELDLAYQPKVDLRTARIAGVEALLRWPHPELGLLHPGAFMQLVREHGLMRPVTDLVIDKVLDDAARWVAAGTQMPVAVNLFAPYLRDTGLPERLAQARHDRNLDAELLTVEITEDLVIKDLDLVTVVLQQLRGHGIRVAIDDFGSGYSALSYLRDLVIDEIKLDRHFIASVTTDHRAATVVRAVIELTHGLGMTVVAEGIENCATAEWLRDSGCDGGQGFYFGRPIDASAVPDLVRWAGQLT, from the coding sequence GTGCTGGCCGTCCCGGCCGTGCTGGCGATGGCGCCGTCGGACCACTGGTCCCGGCAAGCGGCCAGGCTGCGCATCGCGCTCGACGGCGTCACGATCGCGCTGTGCACGTTCTTCTTGGCCTGGATCTTTGCGCTGACGAGCGTGTACGACACCTACCGCGAAGACCGATTGGCGCTGGGGCTGGCCTTCTTCTACCCCGCGGCCGACATCGTGATCCTGGCGGTGACGGTCGCGGTGCTCGCCCGTGTCGACGTCCGGCACCGCGCGGTGCTGGTACTGCTCGCCGGGGGTTTTGCGCTGATGACGATCACCGACAGCGCGTTCGCCTACGCCGTCGCAGTGGGCAGCTACCAGACAGGTGGTTACCTCGTCATCGGTTGGGCCCTGCCTCTTGTGGCGGTCTGTGCCGCCGCTGCGCTGGCTCGCAAGACGCCGCCGCCCCGCGCGCAGACGGTCTCGGTTCCGTCCAACACCTCGCTGTGGGCGCCGTACGTGCCGCTACTGTTGGCCGGGACGGTGGCCCCGCCGCTGATCATGTCGGGCATGGAGTCCTTCGTCGTTCCGATGGTTGCCGTCGCGGTGTGCTGCAGACAAGCGGTGTCAGCCTGGGAGAACCGGCAATTGTTGAGCGCCGTGGCCGATCAAGCCTTCCGAGATCCTTTGACCGGTTTGGCCAACACGGCGCTGTTCCACGACCGGCTGACCCACGCGTTGACGATGCAGTCCCGTGACGACCGGGTGGTGGTCGTGGCCATGCTGGATCTCGACGATTTCTCGTTCGTCAACGAGAACCTGGGACATCCGGCGGCAGACCGGCTGCTGGTGCACGCCGGCCGCCGGATCGCGGCCTGCCTGCGGCCCGGCGACACAGTCGGCCGCCGCGGCGGCGACGAATTCGTGTTGCTGCTGGAGGGCGACGTCGACGACTCCCGCCGGATCCTGCGTTGGGCTGTCGAGACCTTCGACGAGCCGTTCACCGTCGACGGGCAGCAAGTGTCGATCCGATGCCGGGTCGGAGTGGCCGTAGCGTCACCGCACGACCGGGATCTCACCCCCGACACCTTGCTGGAACGCGCCGCCATTGCGGTGCGCGCCGCGAAGGACTCGCGTTCCTCGCACGTCCGCTTCTTCCATGTCGGCATGGCGACCTGGCAGCCCGCCGACGACACCGATCGGGTCTCGGGCGGCGGCGCGGCCAGGGTCCGCCTGCTGGGTGAGCTGCGCGCTGCCGTCGACAACGGCGAACTGGACCTCGCCTATCAGCCCAAGGTAGACCTGCGCACCGCCCGCATCGCCGGCGTCGAAGCGCTGTTGCGGTGGCCGCATCCGGAGTTGGGGTTGTTGCACCCCGGTGCCTTCATGCAGCTGGTCCGTGAGCACGGCCTGATGCGCCCGGTGACCGACCTGGTGATCGACAAGGTGCTCGACGACGCGGCGCGGTGGGTGGCGGCCGGCACTCAGATGCCCGTCGCGGTGAACCTGTTCGCCCCCTATCTGCGCGACACCGGGTTGCCGGAGAGGCTGGCTCAGGCGCGGCACGACCGGAACCTGGACGCCGAGCTGTTGACCGTCGAAATCACCGAGGATCTCGTCATCAAGGATCTCGACCTGGTCACCGTCGTCCTCCAGCAGCTTCGCGGGCATGGAATTCGGGTCGCCATCGACGACTTCGGTAGTGGGTACTCGGCCTTGTCGTACCTGCGGGATCTGGTGATCGACGAGATCAAACTCGACCGCCACTTCATCGCTTCGGTGACCACCGACCACCGGGCGGCCACCGTGGTGCGTGCGGTCATCGAGCTCACCCACGGGCTGGGGATGACGGTCGTGGCCGAGGGTATCGAGAATTGTGCCACCGCGGAGTGGCTGCGTGACAGCGGATGCGACGGCGGCCAGGGCTTCTACTTCGGCAGGCCGATCGACGCCTCCGCCGTGCCGGATCTGGTCCGATGGGCCGGCCAGCTCACCTGA
- a CDS encoding SDR family oxidoreductase, giving the protein MRTRGARHAVVTGGGSGIGAALCRALDRAGDHVVCTDIDLAAAEAVVSTLSPRARAVGLDVTGAAAVQAVVDEVVAREGRLDLMFNNAGIVWGGDTELLTLDQWNAIIDVNLRGVVHGVAGAYPQMLRQGHGHIINTASMAGLAAAGQVTSYVATKHAVVGLSMALRSEAVPRGVGVLVVCPAAVETPILDKGAVGGFVGRDYFLQAQGGKAYDADRLACDTLRAIDRNKAILVKPAAAQAQWWFARLAPAVMNRFAMKFVSRQRSRQVGRYPSRTTDSG; this is encoded by the coding sequence GTGCGGACGCGAGGAGCAAGACACGCAGTAGTCACGGGCGGCGGGTCCGGGATCGGTGCCGCGCTGTGCCGGGCCCTCGATCGGGCCGGGGACCACGTCGTGTGCACCGACATCGATCTCGCGGCGGCCGAGGCGGTGGTGTCGACACTGAGCCCGCGGGCCCGGGCGGTAGGCCTGGACGTCACCGGCGCCGCCGCGGTGCAGGCCGTCGTCGACGAGGTGGTGGCGCGGGAGGGCCGACTGGACCTGATGTTCAACAACGCCGGCATCGTGTGGGGCGGCGACACCGAGCTGCTGACCCTGGACCAGTGGAACGCGATCATCGACGTGAACCTGCGCGGCGTCGTGCACGGGGTGGCGGGGGCGTACCCGCAGATGCTTCGTCAGGGCCACGGACACATCATCAACACCGCGTCGATGGCCGGCCTGGCCGCTGCCGGCCAGGTGACCAGCTATGTGGCGACCAAACACGCCGTCGTCGGCCTCTCGATGGCGCTGCGATCAGAGGCGGTGCCGCGCGGGGTGGGTGTGCTGGTGGTCTGCCCCGCCGCCGTGGAGACCCCGATCCTGGACAAGGGCGCCGTGGGCGGGTTCGTGGGCCGCGACTACTTCCTGCAGGCCCAGGGAGGCAAAGCCTACGACGCCGACCGGTTGGCGTGCGACACGCTGCGCGCGATCGACCGCAACAAGGCCATCCTCGTCAAACCAGCTGCCGCACAAGCTCAATGGTGGTTCGCCCGGCTGGCCCCAGCCGTGATGAACCGGTTCGCGATGAAATTCGTCAGCCGGCAGCGCTCCCGGCAGGTGGGGAGATACCCGTCCCGTACCACCGACAGCGGATAG
- a CDS encoding arylsulfatase, with protein MPNGKPNILVIWGDDIGITNLSCYSDGLMGYRTPNIDRFAAEGMRFTDSYGEQSCTAGRAAFISGQSVYRTGMSKVGVPGADIGWAAEDPTIAELLKPLGYATGQFGKNHFGDLNKYLPTVHGFDEFFGNLYHLNAEEEPESPDYPSQDQFPRMYEAARPRGVIHSWATAEVSTEPDDPRWGPVGKQRIEDTGPLTRKRMETIDDETTGACVDFIKRQVEADIPFFVWMNTTHMHAFTHTKPESIGQAGRWQSPYHDTMIDHDRNVGQLLDAVDELGIAEDTIVVYSTDNGPHANTWPDGATTPFRSEKNTNWEGAFRVPELIRWPGKIAAGSVSNEIVQHHDWLPTFLAAAGDPDIVEKLKKGHRAGADGETEYKVHIDGYNLLPYLTGQDSESPRKGFVYFSDDCDVLGLRYDNWKVVFQEQRCPGTLQVWAEPFTPLRVPKLFNLRTDPFERADITSNTYYDWMFRRAFLVFYASVIVTQYLESFKEFPPRHPPASFTIDQALEKLQEFLAKD; from the coding sequence ATGCCGAACGGAAAACCGAACATTCTCGTCATCTGGGGCGACGACATCGGCATCACCAATCTCAGCTGCTACAGCGACGGTCTGATGGGTTACCGCACCCCGAACATCGACCGCTTCGCCGCCGAGGGCATGCGTTTCACCGACTCCTACGGCGAGCAGAGCTGTACGGCGGGACGGGCGGCGTTCATCAGCGGGCAGAGCGTGTATCGCACGGGAATGAGCAAGGTCGGCGTGCCGGGAGCCGACATCGGCTGGGCGGCCGAGGACCCGACGATCGCAGAACTGCTCAAACCGCTGGGCTACGCGACGGGCCAGTTCGGCAAGAACCATTTCGGCGATCTGAACAAATATCTGCCGACGGTGCACGGCTTCGACGAGTTCTTCGGCAACCTGTATCACCTGAACGCCGAGGAGGAACCCGAAAGCCCGGACTACCCGTCCCAGGATCAGTTTCCGCGGATGTACGAAGCCGCGCGGCCGCGCGGTGTGATCCACAGCTGGGCGACCGCGGAGGTGTCCACCGAGCCCGACGACCCGCGGTGGGGGCCGGTCGGCAAGCAGCGCATCGAGGACACCGGCCCGCTGACGCGGAAGCGGATGGAGACCATCGACGACGAGACCACCGGGGCGTGCGTCGACTTCATCAAACGGCAGGTGGAGGCCGATATCCCGTTCTTCGTGTGGATGAACACGACGCACATGCACGCGTTCACCCACACCAAGCCGGAGAGTATCGGTCAGGCCGGCCGGTGGCAGTCGCCCTACCACGACACGATGATCGACCACGACCGCAACGTGGGACAGCTACTCGACGCCGTGGATGAGCTCGGCATCGCCGAGGACACCATCGTCGTCTACTCCACCGACAACGGTCCGCATGCCAACACCTGGCCGGACGGCGCCACCACCCCGTTCCGCAGCGAGAAGAACACGAATTGGGAGGGCGCCTTCCGGGTGCCGGAGCTGATCCGCTGGCCGGGCAAGATCGCCGCCGGCTCCGTCTCGAACGAGATTGTGCAGCATCATGACTGGTTGCCGACCTTCCTCGCCGCAGCCGGCGACCCCGACATCGTCGAGAAGCTCAAGAAGGGGCACAGGGCCGGCGCCGACGGTGAGACCGAATACAAGGTCCACATCGACGGATACAACCTGCTCCCCTACCTGACCGGGCAGGATAGCGAGAGCCCGCGTAAAGGTTTCGTCTACTTCTCCGACGACTGCGACGTCCTGGGACTGCGCTACGACAATTGGAAGGTGGTGTTCCAGGAGCAACGCTGCCCGGGCACCCTGCAGGTCTGGGCCGAACCGTTCACACCGCTGCGGGTGCCCAAGCTGTTCAACCTGCGCACCGACCCGTTCGAGCGCGCCGACATCACCTCGAACACGTACTACGACTGGATGTTCCGGCGGGCGTTTCTCGTCTTCTACGCGAGCGTGATCGTCACGCAGTACCTCGAGTCGTTCAAGGAGTTCCCACCCAGGCATCCGCCGGCGAGCTTCACCATCGATCAGGCGCTCGAGAAGCTGCAGGAATTCCTGGCGAAGGACTAG